The DNA window CCCGGCATCGAGGTCAGTCCCTCCCGGCTCGCGCAGATCGTCTACACGTCGGGGACGACCGGAGACCCCAAGGGCGTGGCCGCCAGCCACGCCAACCTCACGTACGGGCGCCACCCGATGCCGCGCCGCCGCGCGTACGCGCACTCCCGGCACTTCCTGCACGCCTTCCCCATCGGCACGAACGCGGCCCAGATGATGCTGATGGACGCCCTCACCGCGTACCCGGCGGCGCTGGCGCTGCCGCGGTTCGACGCCGCGGAGTTCTGCCGGCTCGTCGAGGCGTACCGGGTGGGGACCGTGTTCCTGGTGCCGTCCATGGCGATCGAGCTGCTCGGCTCGGCCGCCAGGCGACGCCAGGACCTGTCGAGCGTCGTGCTCGTCGGCTCCTCGGCCGCCGCCCTGCCGCCCGCTCTGGCGCAGGACCTGGCCGCGGCCTTCCCCGGCGCCGTCCTGGTCAACACCTACACCTCCACCGAGGCGATGCCGGCCGGGACCACGATGGTCCTGGACCCCGAGCGGCCGGGGTCGCTGGGCAGGGCGAGCGACCCGGGCGACCTCGTGATCCGCGACTCCGGCGGGCGTGTCCTGCCGCCGGGCGAGGTGGGCGAGGTCTGGCTGCGCTGCCCGGCGCCGCCGCGCTCGTACTTCGCAGACCCCGGCGGCAGCGCCGCCGTGTTCAGGGACGGCTGGGTGCGCATGGGGGACGTCGGCCACCTGGACGACGCCGGATACCTCTATCTCGCCGACCGCGCGGGCGACGTCATCAAGTCGGGCGCGCTCAAGGTCTCGACGCTGCGTGTCGAGGCCGCTCTGCACGAGCACCCGCTCGTGGCGGAGGCGGCGGCCGTCGGGGTTCCCCATCCCGTGATGGGCGAGGTCCCGTCGGCGGCCGTACGGCTTCGGGGGCACGTACGGCTGGAGGAGCTGCGCGACTTCCTCACCACGCGCCTGGCCAGGCACGAGCTGCCGACCAGGATCGCGGTGGTGGACGACTTCGCGCGCAACGAGGCGGGCAAGGTGCTCAAACCAGCCGTGCGCGCCCTGTTCACCGGCGCTTCCACGCGGGTGCCGTTGACGGCGGCGCAACTCGCCGACCTGGCCGGCGACCCTTCGCCGCACGAGTCGGCGCTGCGCGTGCACGATCCCCTCGACCTGGCCGCGCTCCGCCGCGCGCTGGCCGATCTCGCCGCCCGGCACGACGCCTTGCGCATGACGTTCCCCGGCGGGGGCGTCGCCGAGATCGCCGACGGTCTCGCCCCTGACCTGGAACGGGTGGAGGGAGGGACGGCGGCCCTCACCGGAGCGCTCCGAGCCGCCTTCGACGCCAGGCGCGGGCCGCTGCTGCGCGCCGTGGTCGCCGAGACGCCGGACGGCGGGCGCCTGCTCGGGCTCGCCGCGTATCCCCTGGTGTGCGACGCCTGGTCACTCGACCTGCTCGTCCAGGAGCTCGGCATCCTGTACGGCGCCGCGTACCACGGCAGGCCGGCCGGCCTGCCGCCGGTGGAGACGACGTACGCCGGCTTCGTCACCGCCGCCCACGCCGGGTCAGGTGCTCCGACGCCCGTCACCCGGCCGGGCCCGGTCTTCGACACCGGGCCGGCGGAATGGGTTCCCGTGGTGATCGCCGCCGGGACGGTCGGCAGGCTGCGTCGCGCCGCACGGGCCAGGGGCACTGCTCCGGGCAGCCTGGCGCTCGTGGCGTGGGCGTCCGCGCTCGCCGAAGAGCATGGCTCCGCGTGCGTGCTCGTCCGCTCGCCGGGGCGTACCACCCCGGGCGCCGCCGGATTGGTCGGTCCCTTGGGCGTGGACATCCCCGGCCTTCCTGAGCAGGTCGTCGAAGCGGCCGACGCCGAGGCTCATCGGTTCCGGCCCGTGCCCCCGCACGCCGGACGGTTCACCTTCGAAGGACTGCGGCCCGAGCCTGACCTGCCCGGACTGCGGACCGAGCCGCTGCCGCTCCCCGCGCCCACGCCTCCGCACGGGCCCCCCCGGCTCACCTTGACCGCGCAGCCCGACGGCAGCCTGTCCGGCCACTGCGAAGGGCGTTCGGCGGCGCGGGCGGCCGAGTCCTTCACCCACCACCTGGGCCTGCTCCTCTCGTGAGCACCCCCTGAAACACCGCACCTCGTGATCGGAAGTGAAACCTCAGCGATGGCCATTCCCACGATGACCGATCATCCGCGCATCCGGGCCTCCCTCGCCCAGCAGGGCATCTGGTTCAACGAACGCCTCGGCGGCCTCGGAACCGTCTACTCCATGCCGTTCTCGGTCCTCTTCACCGGGCCGCTCGACGTGGCGGCGCTCGATGCCGCCTGCACGGCGCTGGTCCGCAGGCATCCCTTACTGGCCGCCGTCGTCGCCGAGGACAGAGGGGAACCGTACCTCGTCGAGTCGGCACGGCCGCCCCGGCTCGCGGTCGTGGAGGTCGCCGGGCGCGAGCCGGACGAACTGGTCCGCGCCGAGCTCCTGCGCCCGTTCGACCTGCGCACCGGCCCACTGGTACGGCTCACGCTCCTCGTCGAAGGGCCGGAACGGGCCCTGCTCCTCGTCGTGGCCCACCACCTGGTCTTCGACGGGGAGTCCACCTCGGTCTTCCTCGACGACCTGGCCGAGCTCTACCGCGCCGAGGTCACCGGCCGGGCGGCGGACCTGCCCGAGGTCCCGTACGACGGGCTGGCGGAGAGGGAGGACACCCGCGTCACGGCCACACTGGCGCAGGCCCGCGACTTCTGGGCGGCGCGCCACCGGGAGCGGACGGAAGTGGTGCTGCCCGGCCTCACCGGGGAAGCGGCGACGGCGGCGAGCGGCGAGTCGGTGGAGTTCACGCTGACCGGCGAGCTGTCGTCGGCGCTCGACCGCCTGGG is part of the Nonomuraea coxensis DSM 45129 genome and encodes:
- a CDS encoding AMP-binding protein, which encodes MEAELTIPGLLQARAEAEPDRAAIVVDGRGELTFGAWASRSNAVAHGLLDRGLRPGDRVGLRFGGARWIDYAVAYCGVQKAGGVAVPLAAAQPVRVTDDILDRCDAVGVLQEDTGCAAGPGRWAATIEEVESADDTPPGIEVSPSRLAQIVYTSGTTGDPKGVAASHANLTYGRHPMPRRRAYAHSRHFLHAFPIGTNAAQMMLMDALTAYPAALALPRFDAAEFCRLVEAYRVGTVFLVPSMAIELLGSAARRRQDLSSVVLVGSSAAALPPALAQDLAAAFPGAVLVNTYTSTEAMPAGTTMVLDPERPGSLGRASDPGDLVIRDSGGRVLPPGEVGEVWLRCPAPPRSYFADPGGSAAVFRDGWVRMGDVGHLDDAGYLYLADRAGDVIKSGALKVSTLRVEAALHEHPLVAEAAAVGVPHPVMGEVPSAAVRLRGHVRLEELRDFLTTRLARHELPTRIAVVDDFARNEAGKVLKPAVRALFTGASTRVPLTAAQLADLAGDPSPHESALRVHDPLDLAALRRALADLAARHDALRMTFPGGGVAEIADGLAPDLERVEGGTAALTGALRAAFDARRGPLLRAVVAETPDGGRLLGLAAYPLVCDAWSLDLLVQELGILYGAAYHGRPAGLPPVETTYAGFVTAAHAGSGAPTPVTRPGPVFDTGPAEWVPVVIAAGTVGRLRRAARARGTAPGSLALVAWASALAEEHGSACVLVRSPGRTTPGAAGLVGPLGVDIPGLPEQVVEAADAEAHRFRPVPPHAGRFTFEGLRPEPDLPGLRTEPLPLPAPTPPHGPPRLTLTAQPDGSLSGHCEGRSAARAAESFTHHLGLLLS